From a single Lolium rigidum isolate FL_2022 chromosome 7, APGP_CSIRO_Lrig_0.1, whole genome shotgun sequence genomic region:
- the LOC124673118 gene encoding LOW QUALITY PROTEIN: uncharacterized protein LOC124673118 (The sequence of the model RefSeq protein was modified relative to this genomic sequence to represent the inferred CDS: deleted 2 bases in 1 codon; substituted 1 base at 1 genomic stop codon), with amino-acid sequence MKNGGEWGKPRPRGSTKIDELSVISDWASLLPELVQGIADCVLSTTGGVDAYMDMRAVCPSWRSAIAKPSPLATDLRFRPRHWVMVDMKPDNDDDDARLFLHVPTGRFRRLRLPVLRDHILVGATDGLLVLGERESPHLARVLNPFTGDMLLFTAPLPEDFKHIEYTALQGGSHCALVFLRSATVFCAVPASQVFTDTDFTQEASGPGHYLDSIVNFHGNIYCSDMHGWLFELITPEELELIDQVPPEMDVCREEEFGELRSYLVESDGELLLVRYTELSFKVFRVNIQYMLLEEVKSLGSRALFLGEDRCVSVDADKLPSVDRDCIYMLDYEGMSNMCVYNLRGDTVDIISEKHYXSTFQPCYGSLAVLRFPSLVLNVCENRTVLALVLLPLQYSGVTTDICDEGEIKQSNNICISVISFISRVPASA; translated from the exons ATGAAGAATGGGGGCGAATGGGGGAAGCCGCGGCCGCGCGGCAGCACCAAGATCGATGAACTATCCGTCATTTCGGACTGGGCGTCGCTTCTACCGGAGCTCGTCCAAGGCATCGCCGACTGCGTCCTCTCCACCACCGGCGGTGTCGACGCGTACATGGATATGAGGGCCGTTTGCCCCAGCTGGCGCTCTGCCATCGCCAAGCCATCTCCACTCGCCACGGACCTCCGTTTCCGCCCACGCCACTGGGTCATGGTCGACATGAAacccgacaacgacgacgacgacgcccgccTCTTCCTCCACGTCCCCACCGGGCGGTTCCGCCGCCTGCGCCTCCCGGTGCTCCGCGACCACATCCTCGTCGGTGCTACCGACGGTCTCCTCGTGCTCGGAGAAAGGGAGTCCCCGCACCTGGCTCGTGTCCTCAACCCCTTTACAGGTGACATGCTCCTCTTCACCGCGCCGCTACCtgaagattttaagcatatagagtatACCGCGCTGCAGGGAGGCTCTCATTGCGCGCTGGTCTTCCTGAGATCGGCCACGGTGTTCTGTGCTGTTCCAGCCAGCCAAGTCTTTACAGACACGGACTTTACACAGGAGGCCTCTGGTCCTGGTCATTACTTGGATAGCATTGTTAACTTCCATGGCAACATATATTGTTCCGATATGCACGGATGGTTATTCGAGCTTATCACACCAGAGGAGCTCGAGCTCATAGACCAGGTGCCGCCTGAAATGGACGTATGTAGAGAGGAAGAATTTGGCGAATTGCGTTCTTATCTCGTGGAGTCTGACGGGGAACTGCTGCTTGTTCGCTACACAGAACTATCTTTCAAAGTTTTCAGAGTCAACATCCAGTACATGTTGTTGGAGGAGGTCAAGAGCCTTGGCAGCCGCGCGCTCTTCCTCGGTGAAGATAGGTGTGTGTCTGTGGATGCGGATAAGCTTCCGTCTGTTGACAGAGACTGCATATACATGTTAGATTATGAAGGCATGAGCAACATGTGTGTGTATAACCTAAGAGGCGACACGGTGGATATTATCTCCGAAAAGCACTAT TGATCGACCTTTCAGCCTTGTTACGGTTCTCTTGCAGTATTGCGATTTCCGTCCCTTGTCCTAAATGTCTGTGAAAATAGAACTGTTCTGGCCTTGGTGCTATTGCCACTTCAGTACTCTGGGGTTACAACCGATATATGCGACGAAGGGGAGATCAAGCAGTCGAACAATATATGTATTTCAGTTATCTCTTTCATCAGTCGTGTTCCTGCGTCCGCTTGA
- the LOC124673117 gene encoding uncharacterized protein LOC124673117, protein MKSKAGLNSLVAAELSWTGACYNTDVKDPNPAHRSIMADWASLLPELVQGIADRVLSTTGGVDTYMDMRAVCPKWRSAITRPSPFAAVADLRFRPRDWVMIDLTNENYDDKDGCLFLHVPTGRFRRLRLPVLQGHLLVGVSDGLLVLGNREPPHSVCVLNPLTYDMLHFAAPLDKHFKDVLVMYTVVSVGFGSTLVLWTEGKSRVLCAHPTSDVFTEKDICRSDISMVTSQGNVYYACPDGWIFKIVGPAEQCYDDELVAQMSPDVDLYLEEQYGTRSELVESDGELLLVRHENNLALKVFKVHIEHKLLEEVKSLGGYRALFVGNQRCVSVDANKIPSVDGDCIYMSHWMSHSLGDNNLASEDDGFAMCGHNIRDGTMKIIASEPMLHIRPFSLVQVLLQ, encoded by the exons ATGAAATCTAAGGCTGGATTGAATAGCCTGGTAGCAGCTGAGCTTAGCTGGACTGGAGCAT GTTACAACACAGACGTAAAAGACCCAAATCCAGCACACAGATCGATCATGGCGGACTGGGCGTCGCTTCTACCGGAGCTTGTCCAAGGCATCGCCGACCGCGTCCTCTCCACCACTGGCGGCGTTGACACGTACATGGACATGAGGGCCGTCTGCCCTAAATGGCGCTCTGCCATCACCAGGCCATCTCCCTTCGCCGCGGTCGCTGACCTCCGTTTCCGCCCACGTGACTGGGTCATGATCGACCTCACAAATGAGAACTACGACGACAAGGATGGCTGCCTCTTCCTTCACGTCCCCACTGGGCGCTTCCGCCGCCTGCGCCTTCCGGTGCTCCAAGGCCACCTACTCGTTGGTGTTTCCGATGGTCTCCTCGTGCTCGGGAACAGGGAGCCCCCGCATTCGGTTTGTGTCCTCAACCCCTTAACATACGACATGCTCCACTTTGCGGCGCCGTTAGATAAACATTTTAAGGATGTACTTGTAATGTATACCGTGGTGAGCGTTGGCTTTGGTTCGACCCTGGTGCTGTGGACGGAGGGAAAGAGCAGGGTTCTATGTGCTCATCCAACCAGCGATGTCTTTACAGAGAAGGATATTTGCAGGAGCGACATTAGCATGGTTACCTCCCAAGGCAATGTCTATTATGCCTGTCCGGATGGATGGATATTCAAGATTGTCGGACCAGCGGAGCAGTGTTATGATGATGAGCTCGTAGCCCAGATGTCACCGGACGTGGACCTCTATTTAGAGGAGCAATACGGCACACGGTCTGAACTCGTGGAGTCTGACGGGGAACTGCTGCTTGTACGCCATGAAAATAATCTAGCTTTGAAAGTTTTCAAGGTCCACATCGAGCACAAGTTGTTGGAGGAGGTCAAGAGCCTTGGTGGCTACCGTGCGTTGTTCGTTGGCAACCAGCGGTGTGTGTCTGTGGACGCGAATAAGATTCCGTCGGTTGATGGTGACTGCATATACATGTCTCATTGGATGTCTCATTCGCTGGGTGACAATAATCTAGCTTCAGAAGACGACGGGTTTGCCATGTGTGGGCATAACATAAGGGATGGTACAATGAAGATTATCGCGAGCGAACCAATGCTCCATATCCGCCCTTTCAGCCTTGTCCAGGTTCTCTTGCAGTAA